The proteins below come from a single Neospora caninum Liverpool complete genome, chromosome IX genomic window:
- a CDS encoding putative elongator complex protein 3, which translates to MEASAVSAIPTPAGGDGDDACASPPCASSPSPSGRLSTDAGRAESDLLAFFPATRPEFVCRAGAVAAVRREDFENEHRARHLLSFQRSMQEWGEFDPDSRNSVEPAVIAEFTRRLLEKNPKTTAEFNQCCAELRKFFRRAPSKAQIIAAYEALTRAEEGVQAESAPKVSDASETGTPSGCETLSASPEKNASWSDAKAPRVAGGTPVVSDASASVSSESRDSSAVSSAAPVKRNRVLETLMRRKAIRTNSGVLVITVLTSPGKFSCPHNCHYCPNEPGQPRSYLSTEPAVLRANQNDWDAVRQFHDRASTLQGNGHTVDKIEVLVLGGTWSGYPSDYQEEFIRDLFYAANVFNSPLPFRPKLPLEEEQTANETAECRIIGLTLETRPDFINRFEIRKLRRFGCTRVQLGLQHVENEVLQYINRGCERHDAVKAIRLLKDSGYKVDIHIMPDLPSSTAERDLRMFFYLLGSSDLQADQWKLYPCEVTPFSEIERWYSEGSFVPYAEKDGGRELVDLLLRVKAAVHPWIRLNRVVRDIPNQSIIAGNNITNLRQLLTLELEKRGLTCKCIRCREVKDMPIDVHEKAVLKVREYPSNGGQELFLSFETEDEAIIFGFLRLRLRWEDQPRNKKDVPFACLDGAALLRELHVYGSLVAHGEDKIKDDCRPQHAGLGRRLMQAAEILAMSRGFFRMAVIAGVGTREYYRKNGYELRETYMVKDLAPPPEGDFSLLGMPLPPTITVLQVPLLSASELLVVPLPEPEERQRPKDAGRQAKDANRRRESPAAGAASAERGDAKQGKKTRTERGNHGTAQDGEQERRNRCGAGEAAAACVRDLVKTLRDGCQKTRSEVVDVEKAVQDIRKAARRETQENAVAAGPRSTTYVDPDTFGEFATVLYPQARLRVERHLNLEMEQKRSISQIRKALANSLHAVSEWWAGTCELWKPSSLAMALGLGLVGLGTAAGVTLIVSRAVRRRV; encoded by the exons atGGAGGCcagcgccgtctccgccatCCCCACGCCGGCGggcggggacggagacgacgcttgcgcgtctcctccctgcgcgtcctcgccttccccttctggGCGGCTGTCCACAGACGCCGGCCGAGCAGAGTCAGAcctcctcgcgttctttccggCGACGCGTCCCGAGTTTGTGTGCCGTGCAGGCGCAGTAGCAGCAGTCCGTCGCGAAGATTTCGAGAACGAACACCGAGCGCGTCACCTCCTCTCGTTCCAGCGGAGCATGCAGGAGTGGGGCGAGTTCGATCCTGACTCGCGAAACAGCGTCGAGCCGGCGGTGATCGCGGAGTTCACGCGCCGACTGCTGGAAAAGAACCCAAAGACAACTGCCGAGTTCAACCAGTGCTGCGCAGAGCTCCGCAAGTTCTTCCGGAGAGCGCCCTCGAAGGCTCAGATCATCGCCGCCTACGAGGCGCTGACGCgggccgaagaaggcgtgcAGGCGGAGAGCGCGCCGAAAGTCTCGGATGCGAGCGAAACGGGGACACCGAGCGGCTGCGAGACGCTCTCTGCATcgcccgagaaaaacgcgtcgtGGTCAGACGCCAAGGCGCCGCGGGTTGCGGGCGGCACTCCCGTCGTCTCGGATGCGTCTGCGTCGGTTTCCTCGGAATCCCGTGATTCctccgccgtttcctctgcggcCCCCGTCAAGAGAAACCGCGTTCTCGAGACGCTGATGCGGCGCAAAGCGATCCGCACTAACAGCGGGGTGCTGGTGATCACAGTGTTGACGTCTCCGGGGAAGTTCTCGTGTCCCCACAACTGCCACTACTGCCCGAACGAACCGGGTCAGCCTCGGTCGTACCTCAGCACCGAGCCGGCGGTTCTGCGCGCGAACCAAAACGACTGGGATGCAGTCAGGCAGTTCCACGACCGCGCGTCCACGCTCCAGGGTAACGGCCATACCGTCGACAAAATCGAAGTCCTCGTCTTGGGCGGCACCTGGAGCGG CTACCCGAGTGACTACCAGGAGGAGTTTATTCGAGATCTGTTCTACGCAGCAAACGTGTTCAACTCGCCGCTGCCTTTCCGGCCCAA GCTTCCTctcgaagaagaacagacCGCGAATGAGACTGCAGAGTGCCGCATCATTGGGTTAACCCTC GAGACGCGTCCCGACTTCATTAACCGTTTCGAAATCCGCAAGCTGCGGCGGTTCGGGTGTACTCGCGTTCAGCTCGGCCTCCAGCACGTGGAGAACGAAGTCTTGCAATACATCAATCGAGGCTGTGAACGCCACGACGCCGTCAAGGCCATTCGCCTCCTCAAAGACTCGGGCTACAAAGTCGACATCCACATCATGCCCGACCTCCCAAGCAGCACTGCGGAGCGAGATCTGCGCATGTTCTTCTACCTGCTCGGCTCCTCGGACCTCCAGGCTGACCAGTGGAAGTTGTATCCCTGTGAAGTCACGCCTTTCTCAGAGATCGAG CGATGGTACAGCGAAGGAAGCTTCGTTCCGTACgcggagaaggacggaggcCGCGAACTGGTGGACCTGCTGCTTCGCGTGAAGGCGGCAGTCCACCCGTGGATTCGTCTGAACCGCGTTGTTCGCGACATTCCCAACCAGTCGATTATTGCTGGAAACAACATCACGAATCTCAG GCAATTGCTTACGCtggagctggagaagcgggGCTTGACTTGCAAGTGCATTCGTTGCCGCGAAGTGAAGGATATGCCGATTGATGTTCA cgagaaggccgtgTTGAAGGTTCGTGAATATCCGAGCAATGGCGGCCAGGAATTGTTTTTGAGTttcgagacagaggacgaagcgatCATTTTCGGatttctccgtcttcgtctccgctggGAGGATCAACCGCGAAACAAGAAAGATGTGCCGTTCGCCTGCCTGGACGGCGCGGCGCTTCTGCGCGAGCTCCACGTCTACg GCTCTCTCGTGGCCCACGGCGAAGACAAGATCAAGGACGACTGTCGACCGCAGCACGCGGGCTTGGGACGCCGCCTCATGCAGGCGGCAGAAATCCTCGCGATGAGTCGAG GTTTCTTCCGGATGGCCGTCATTGCAGGTGTGGGAACTCGCGAGTACTACCGCAAGAACGGGTATGAACTGAGAGAGACGTACATGGTGAAGGACTtggcgccgccgccggagGGCGacttttcccttctcggtATGCCCCTGCCTCCCACGATCACTGTGCTGCaggttcctctcctctctgcaaGCGAGCTCTTGGTTGTTCCTCTGCCGGAGCCCGAAGAGCGCCAGCGGCCTAAGGACGCAGGCCGGCAGGCAAAAGACGCGAATCGACGAAGAGAATCTCCCGCGGCCGGCGCCGCTTCCGCTGAGCGCGGGGACGcgaaacagggaaagaaaacgcggacgGAGCGGGGCAACCATGGCACGGCGCAGGATGGCGAGCAAGAAAGACGGAACCGGTGCGGTGCTGGCGAAGCCGCTGCGGCCTGCGTGCGAGATCTGGTGAAGACCTTGCGAGACGGTTGCCAGAAAACGCGCTCTGAAGTCGTCGATGTGGAGAAAGCTGTCCAAGACATCCGAAAGGCGGCGCGACGCGAAACACAGGAAAACGCTGTGGCAGCCGGCCCCAGGTCGACGACGTACGTCGATCCCGACACCTTTGGCGAGTTCGCGACCGTGCTGTATCCCCAGGCGCGCTTGCGAGTTGAGCGCCATCTGAATCTTGAGatggaacagaagagaagcatTTCGCAAATCCGAAAGGCGCTGGCGaactctctgcatgcagtgtcCGAGTGGTGGGCGGGCACTTGCGAGCTCTGGAAACCGTCTTCGCTGGCGATGGCTCTCGGTCTTGGGCTCGTCGGTCTGGGAACTGCAGCCGGCGTTACGCTGATTGTGTCAAGAGCTGTGCGGAGGCGTGTGTAG
- a CDS encoding putative acetyltransferase domain-containing protein: MAASSAPAERAAPGERDASPGGHTSLSSSDLPSSPDDDFPGEDGAADEASPDAARDPRLLAAQTAQMMLNADAALAAASFPAALGEKSAEDSQGRERARDQLAEAGSRNLRRAAAEEAEILPLCTTGDCSAKRARSFSLAGESLFASAAAGFDSLLGSSTFLPLPKKEETQRHARADELLASAGTSVESSLRFRGSHAEGPNSAEGGGAAPETLSGENFPRAVDSLRPGLGAARQETASPEFPSRGPCREAITVRPFRSEDAEAVKRLCYRHFRSLTVHSVCFWVCHHSIDLLALFVIALLFIPFSRVLLAGVLFFVYLLLRGVWEFEMYIRRDCQDLNNIQQSYMKSKASGFWVAERLERDPQKPERVSRRLAGCIGLAPLQNDNKTAQLVRLVVDRSFRRQHIGSLLLNTFISYALQQHYSVVRLYTNNLNSDSIRFAKTKGFELQQVVRRGLMRGDLLKWQKKLEAPGVTQRKTRTFNLPSSVLD; this comes from the exons ATGGCTGCCTCCTCTGCACCGGCCGAGCGAGCTGCTCCAGGCGAGCGCGACGCGTCCCCCGGCGGCCACACGTCGCTGAGTTCCTCGGACCTCCCCTCTTCCCCAGACGACGACTTCcccggcgaagacggcgccgcgGACGAAGCGAGTCCGGACGCGGCGAGGGATCCGCGCCTGCTCGCTGCACAGACAGCCCAGATGATGCTGAATGCCGACGCTGCGCTCGCCGCGGCCTCCTTCCCCGCTGCGCTCGGCGAGAAGTCTGCCGAAGACAGCCAGGGCCgagaacgagcgagagaccAACTCGCGGAAGCGGGCAGTCGCAACTTGCGGCGAGCGGCAGCTGAGGAAGCGGAGAtcttgcctctctgcacgACTGGCGATTGCTCGGCGAAGCGCGCGCGGAGTTTCTCTCTGGCCGGcgagtctctcttcgccagcGCCGCTGCAGGCTTCGACAGCCTTCTCGGCTCCTCGACGTTCTTGCCGCTGCcgaaaaaggaggagacgcaacGGCACGCGCGAGCGGACGAGCTCCTCGCCAGCGCAGGGACGAGTGTGGAGagctctctgcgcttccgaGGCTCTCACGCGGAAGGCCCCAACAGCGCAGAGGGCGGCGGGGCCGCGCCCGAGACACTTTCTGGCGAGAACTTCCCGCGAGCAGTCGACAGCCTGAGGCCTGGCCTGGGGGCGGCTCGCCAGGAGACCGCGTCTCCGGAGTTTCCTTCGCGCGGACCGTGTCGGGAGGCGATCACGGTCCGACCGTTTCGCtcggaagacgccgaagccGTCAAGCGGCTCTGCTACCGCCACTTCCGGTCGCTCACCGTCCACTCAGTCTGTTTTTGGGTGTGCCACCACAGCATCGACTTGCTTGCGCTCTTTGTCATTGCGCTCCTCTTCattcccttctcgcgcgtcctccTCGCGGGCGTGCTGTTCTTCGTCTACCTCCTGTTGCGCGGCGTGTGGGAATTCGAAATGTACATCCGAAGAGACTGTCAGGATCTCAACAACATCCAGCAGAGCTACATGAAAAGCAAGGCGAGTGGCTTCTGGGTAGCTGAGCGCCTCGAGCGCGACCCGCAAAAGCCCGAAAGAGTCTCC CGGCGACTGGCCGGTTGCATCGGCTtggcgcctctccagaaCGACAACAAAACTGCGCAGCTC GTGCGACTGGTTGTCGATCGCTCCTTCCGCCGACAGCACATCGGTTCGTTGCTTCTCAACACCTTCATCAGCTACGCGCTACAGCAGCACTACTCGGTGGTGCGTCTGTACACAAACAACCTAAATAGTGACTCCATACGATTCGCAAAAACCAAGGGCTTTGAACTCCAACAAGTCGTGAGAAGAGGACTGATGCGAG GCGATCTGCTTAAGTGGCAAAAGAAACTCGAGGCGCCGGGAGTGACACAGCGGAAAACGCGTACATTCAATCTTCCCTCGTCCGTTCTCGACTAG